A window of Sorex araneus isolate mSorAra2 chromosome 3, mSorAra2.pri, whole genome shotgun sequence genomic DNA:
AAACTGGCCGGGTCAACGGAGCtctgcaggggccaggggcacTGCCTGCAGCTCCACAGACAGGCTGCCCCTCTTCGCCCACTGCGGTGAGCAAGAAGCCAACCCTTGAGCTCTCCATGGTGCTGAatccaccccacccgccccctgtGCGCGGCTTCCTTCAAGAAGAGCCATGTTCCTGACGGGTCTCAGTGAAGACTCCTGTGAACTCCTGGCCCAGGCTTTCTCCAAGACTTCACCAAGAATGACAAGCAAGATATAGCTTGAGAGATGCAAAGCAGGCCTTGGCCAAAccatctccccccatcctctctgagtttaaaaaaagaatgaagagatgCTAActatgtctccaaaacaaaaccgaaaTGAAAATTCTTTCCCATCATGTGATGAGACTCAACAGGTGCACACATGCATAACAGACACTACTTTGTAAACACGGGAAGTGATCGGTGGTGAACAATACATTGAGGAGTTCTAATATTCAGAGAACTGCATCTACACCAGCAAGTACGGAAAACAAAGATATCAAAAAACCTGACATTCTAGGGGATGGAGAGAACATACAGGAGCTGAAGTGCCTGCCTTGTTGtgtggccagccctggctcaATCCTGGTCACCACACATAGTCCCTCAAAACATCATCAGGagttgagcactcccaggtgtggcccaactgccCCAagctccccccgcaaaaaaaaaaaaaaaaaaaaaaaacctaatattCTAACAGTTCTCTTTACTATTACAACACAGTAGTTTTCAAATTACATTTGAAAGCACAAATAGTACACTgggttaggtgcttgtcttgtatgttactgacccaggtttgatccccagcaccacatatggtttcttgactgtagccaagaatgacccctgagcacagagtcaggagtaagccctgagtacaactgggcATGCAggccccacctctccccaccaccacacacacacacaaaaaaaaaaaaaaaaaacaaaaaaaaaaacaccctacaTATTACAGAATTCTAAAGGTTACTAGGGGCTCATTAGAAATCCTGGGGGAAGGTTGTGGCAATAAGGAACTCCAGGAACTCTTCTTCCCCGTTTCAACCAAAGTCACCTCATCAGTTTTTTCGTACACTGAGAGTTCATGTAGAATTTTGTCAACGATATACTGTACACACTGAAGATTCTGGAAAGACCCATATAACAGCAACCAGGAGAGATAATTCTAGATGCTCTGACTTGGAAGGAATCTGAGACAGTGCTAAGACATTAAGTTTTCAGCTGAGGAAAATTATAGGCCAGAGATGTCACCCACTTTGCTCAATATCACAAGAATTAACAGCACCTAAGCTGCACCCGAACTACTTCCTACCAGGCCGCAGCTGACCGAACACAAGACTCCAACACCCAGAAAGAGCAGTGTGAGTCTAGATCCACAAGACTCAGAATCAGCAAGACTCTCCTGATGGAATGGCCCAAATCCTACCTCTTTCCACAGCACTGCCTAggacaaaaaacacaaaaatgaagtGTTCAGGAGACCCAAGTTCTTAAaaatcaccaccaccaacactcCAATGAATAAACTAGACTCCCTAACTTCTCTTCTGTGTTTCCCTGTTATCTCAGGCTCGAGGGCTCCCTCACCAGCTGCGGCCATTCCCTGCATGGAATATAAGACCTCAGATCTGAAAATCCCATCAGTCTCCTAATCTGGGTGGCTACTGCTGTGGGACTTTCATTCTTCTAGTCTCAAGCCAGACATTTCCGTCTGTCTGCTTGCTGGCATTCTTTTTATGCTCACTGCAAAAGGGCTGGCCTTCACTGACTAGTAAACTGAGGCCTTTGCTGACGGAATTTATTAAAGAGGATATAAAATGTAAGACTAAACGaatttatcacattttattcTTCTATTCATTTCTATTATCTCTCTAGACAAACCCCAGTCTCAATAACTGACCAAAGAGAAGTGCTAtgtacatgctttttttttttttagaaagataagaaaaacaaTCAGAAGTGAAGACAGAATCACCCTTGTCGATAAGAAAAGGTTCCAAGCAGGTTTAATTATTAAGTCAAGCACCATTGTGGTTTTTTGAATCACTAATGCCCCCTGGTGGTCAACAAGCTACATATAAAACTTAAATGCAGATACTTCAGATTTACATTGTATGTCACCAAATACAGGAAGAATTTGGAGGTAACATGCACTGAAAGTATCAGTTACATTcatctctattttttgtttgttaaataatcaatttttagtttctggggaaaaataaaagccaaacaaaattatgagtcaaaccttttttttttttttttttttttttttttttttttttgcttttttttgggtcacacctggcgatgcacaggggttactcctggctttgcactcaggaattacccctggccgtgctcaggggaccatatgggatgctgggatttgaacccgggtcggccgcgtgcaaggcaatcgccctacccgctgtgctatctctccagcccctagtcaaacctttttttttgtgtgggagAGGGAGTTGGGTTCCAcgtctggtgatactcagggattgatcctgtgtctgcactcaggaattactcctggaggtgctcaggggaccacgtggcatgacagggatcaaatccaggttagcttcgtacaaatgccctacctgctgtactactgctccaaccATGAGAATcaacttctggggctggaaagaatAGAGCGGATAAggcccttgcctggcacgtggctgacctggttcacacccagcatcccaaatggtcacccaagccccaccaggagtgattctggaacACCACTGGGTAGGGCCCAaaccctcctccaccccaccccccaaaaaacccttaAACTTTCGTATGCCTCTTCCCACATCTCATCTTTCACATTTATCACCTTTCTCACCAAAATTCCCACATCCAACAATACCAATCATACAATACATGTGCAAAAGGGGCTTcaatttttaagtaaaagcattttttattaataaaaatcttttatgtCGAGAGCAAACGAGTACAACAAAATAGCTACATACAGTGAAATCAGAAGTATTCCAGCATGACAAAAATACATCTATAAACGCACACCTATTATCACCGCCGCTTCCGGAAACctgaaaggaaggaaatgagaatGAAGCAAAAGACAACTGGTAAAGCTGAGGATGAAAACAAACGGACAAACATTTCCAAAGAAGGGCTCAAGGGAGTGATGTGGTCCCAATACCACTTTCTATAGAGTCCCAGGCCAGAAACCCAAACGAAAGGACTCAAGTGACACTTTCCTATTTCTGTTTTCAAAAGTCCGAAAGGGGCAAAGTACGGCACCCTCGGACAGAATTCAGCAATCCCTTGTGTGTCATGCTGATTTCCAACTTGAAAACGAAGAACACAAGCTCACAGGAAAAGATGTGCTCCCAGTACGGAAGAGATCCCACAGGGTTAGTAAGATGGGCGTTGAAGCCCTGTGTGTTCTTCTCACCGCAAATCCCGAGTGGGCATCCAAACCACACTCTCTGCCCAGCACCTGACCACCTATATCCTACCATTCACTCACTGACCTTTTTTCTTCCGGCCCTTCTTAGGTACCTTCCTCCGCTTCTTAGCAGGATTCTGGTCCTGGAGAAAAAGGGAGACATGCAGAAGTGAGGAGATGGCAGTATGTGACAGTCCCTTCCACGGTGGTTGGTCTTCTCTGGCCACCGTCTTATCTGGCTAAAAGCACAAGGGCACCTGGCACCTGCATGATGGTGACCAGCTCACCTCGTCAAGATGAGGGGTCCCTCCTGTCAGGGCACTGATATCACTGAAGTGTGTGAGGGAATGAAGCTGCGAGTTCATGATGCTGGCCCGCTTCCGCCGGCCTTTCTCACGCTTGCTGACACTTAAACGCACCATCATGCTCTCTTCATAGTTAAGCCTGCAGAGAAACAGACACTGTGAACAAGGAGCTCTGTCCGTCCAAAGACAGAGAGCCACCGCCCAGCGATTCACCTCCCCCTGGTCCAGAGTTCCCAAGAAATTCCAGAGCAGGTCACAGAGAACTGGTGGGACTTGTGGAAAGTCCCGCATTGAGATTCCGCAATGAAATGGTCCTTGTGAGAGAGCCTCTTGCCCTCCTAGAGATGAGCTCGCAGCCCATCCTAAGCAACACAATAAGGGATGAATGAGAAAATTTGTCTACAATAGTCCCATAGACAGGCTTCCCAAAATGGGCTTTTTCACACTCGGTAAGGCTGTATTCAGTTTGCAATCGCTTTCAATTTGATACTCCTGAATCCACTGGCACTCTAAGTGCCATTATAAAAGTGTCTTACTGCTCTCTGCAAGAAGGAGCCGAGAGTAAAAGACGAGGCTCAAAAGCCCTACTAGGTGGAACTCCACATTTCCCTCTCCGTACAGCATTTGTCTGGCCTGAACAGGGGGGTATGCCAGAGCAGGCTGAGGTAggggggagtggagagggaggCATACTGTCCAGTTCCAAGTTCAAGCCTCAAATTCTTAGAAACTGTCACCCTAGGTTTTCACTCCACTTTCTATAGAATGTGCGCTCTCTTGACTACAGACGTGGGCGTGTTTATCCAGAACACAGGGCTAGGTGCCTATGGTGAAGAAACAACTCTGAATTCCTGGGGCTCAGACCTGTGctgatcctcctggctctggcggGTAGCGTGAGGATGCCGTGCATCCCGGATTTCCTCCGGGGCATCTGAATACTGCTCCTTCAGCTCACGAATGACAGAGCTGCTCAAAGCCCGCTTCTTGGCCCGTTCCAGGCGCTTCTTCTCCCGTTCAGCTTCTGTTTCATCTATGTAAGAAGTAAAAGTCAGGGCCTGAGCGACAGTACATTGGGTAGAGCATtggcttgcatgaggctgacccaggttcaattcccagcatcccatatggtcctctgagcactgccaggaataattcctgagagcagagccaggagtaacccctgagcatcgctgctaggtatggaagagaagagaagagaagagaagagaagagaagagaagagaagagaagagaagagaagagaagagaagagaagagaagagaagagaagagaagagaggaggggagaagagaagagaggaggggaggggaggggaggggaggggaggggaggggaggggaggggaggggagcggaggggaggggaggggaggggaggggaggggaggggaggggaggggaggggaggggaggggaggagaagaaagaggagaggagagaggagggccagagagacagtaaagagTTTGGTGCATGTGGCAAACCCCAGTGTGAGCTGTGCAACCACACGTggtccctgaccatcactgggtgtggcccccttgACTCCACATAAAGAGTTTCAGCAAGAGTTTCCCCAGGACACAAAAAACACAAATTCACGCCAAGACAGCAGCCGAAGTTGTTCATACCATAATGTACTGGAACCAAACGTGGTGGGACATATTTCTTAACGCCTCCTTTTACAGATTTCTTCCCTGAAGCCTCGGACTGGccttcctctgcttcctcctcctcgtcctcagAACTCAACTACGAAAGGAGCATAATGTTCACAAATTTAGACAGAGTTTTTTGGGTTACAGAAGagataataaaaaccaaaagtgTAGTGCCCCAGGAGATCAGTCTCATCAAGAGGCTCATGCAGGCAGGGGCAGCCTCATACCTTGCTCTTCATGTTCCCTGGCTGAGGTTTAAAACGGAGGGGATCGTTCTCgcctgaaggaaaaagaaaaacccaacttACCTAAGACTTGGAACTTTATGAGGGTGCCCACATAAAGCTTCTGCTTCCCACTTCACCTTTTCTCTTCCCCACTTACTGAGGC
This region includes:
- the NGDN gene encoding neuroguidin, yielding MAAPEVLESDLPSAVALLKNLQEQVMAVTAQVQALTKKVQARAFPTEKGLSLLEVKDQLLLMYLMDLSHLILDKASGGSLQGHASVLRLVEIRTVLEKLRPLDQKLKYQIDKLVKTAVTGSLSENDPLRFKPQPGNMKSKLSSEDEEEEAEEGQSEASGKKSVKGGVKKYVPPRLVPVHYDETEAEREKKRLERAKKRALSSSVIRELKEQYSDAPEEIRDARHPHATRQSQEDQHRLNYEESMMVRLSVSKREKGRRKRASIMNSQLHSLTHFSDISALTGGTPHLDEDQNPAKKRRKVPKKGRKKKGFRKRR